The DNA region AATTCAGATACATTTTTAGCCAATAAGTTTTGGAGAAACAAATATTTTCATTATCTTTGCATCCGATAACGTGACAAAATGTAAAGAAACATAGAAAATGGCAAAACCAAAGATTCTCATCATCTATACCGGTGGTACCATCGGTATGGGAAAGGACCCGATGACAGGTGTACTGGAACCTCTTGATTTCAATCACCTCGTTTCTTCCATGCCCGAATTCAAGCTCATTCAGGCAGAAATCGATGTGCGAAAATTCGACCCACCTATCGATTCCAGCGACATGGATCCAATGCGCTGGGCAGAAATCGTAAGCATGATATCCAACAACTACAACAACTATGACGGATTCGTAATCCTTCATGGCACTGATACTATGGCTTACACTTCGTCTGCCCTATCTTTCATGCTTGAGAATCTGACCAAGCCTGTAATATTGACAGGTAGCCAGCTGCCTATCGGTGAATTGCGAACCGACGGCAAGGAGAATCTGATGACAGCCATAGAGATTGCTTCTGCCAAGAATGCTGAAGGACGCCCTATGGTGCCCGAGGTATGCATCTTTTTCAACGGCAAGCTGATTCGCGGTAACCGTGCCATCAAGATCAATGCCGAGGGATTTCATGCTTTCGAATCATTCAACTACCCTCACCTCTGCGATGTAGGAATCAATTTCCAATATCACGACCATCACATTCTTACGCCGGATTACAGAAAGCCAATGGTTCCACACCTGAAGCTCGATCCGAACGTCATCGTGTTCAGTCTCTTCCCGGGTATCCAGGATAACATTGTGCGCCACGTGATGGAATCACCAGACCTCCGCGGCATCGTGATGCGTACTTTCGGTTCAGGCAATGCTCCTCACACGCCATGGATCATGCGTCTTCTGGATCAGGCTGCCCATCGCGGAGTAAACATCGTGAATATCAGCCAATGTCTTACGGGCAGTGTAGAGATGGAACGCTACGGAGCCGGCTTCCAGTTGAAAGCAGCTCATGTGATAAGCGGATACGATTCTACGGTAGAGGCTATGGTCACCAAGATGATGTATCTGCAGGGAAGATATGCAGATAACAAAAAGGTAAGAGAAAAACTGACCGAATCCCTGGCGGGCGAAATCTCTATATAGTATAAGGTGAAATCTTCATCCATATAATGAAGTAAATGACAGTCTCCCGATAGTGTATACGATTAAACTACAGATTGGCAAACTGTCATTTACTTGCTCATTATGAGTCATTTAGCGAAACAAAGAAAATTACCCTACAAAACCGAATAGTATTACAGGAAATATGCAGAAAACATTTAACGAAGGTTAAATATTGACAGTTTTTTTGCCAAAAAACTTTTTGCATATCATTTTTTGTGTAACTTTGCAGCGTAGAAAAAAAGTAAAAGATCAGTATCCTTATTAGATACCAATCCGTAATATAAATTAATAAATCAACAAAACCAACAAATTATGAACATTAACAAGGTAAAGGAGTATGGTGAGTTCGTAGAAATTGCGGCTCCTGTAGAAAGAGCAACAGCTGAAGAGTATCCAACAGTATTAGGCGGAGAAATTTGGTACAACTAAGAACTTCCTGCTAAGGATTCCTATCCTTTGTAACCGATAGTTTTTCCTTTAGCAGACTTGAAACAAGAGGCTATTTTTATTTGATTCAGAACATCTTATAATTTTTAGCAGACACATTATTAGCTCAATGATAAAGGCTCAATCCTCGAATAAAATCGGGAGCTGAGCCTTTATTGTGTTTATATCTTACCATCGAGATATACGGAATCGGATATTAGTGCTTACCACAGCAGCCGCCCTCTCCGTGTTCGTGATGATGCTCGTGCTTGATACCACCCTCTACAGCCTGATGCTGGTCGCGGAGCAGATCGTTCACGGTCTTCACTGGGTTGAATGTACCGAGAGGAACCTCTACAAATACTGTATTCCAGTCACTCATCGCACCATTCCAGAGACCTGGCAACTCGAGTGCCTTCAAATCCTTACCATTCTTACTCTTGCTGGAGATGAAACCGGTAGATGGATCAACGAACTTAGGAAGATCGAAGGCATTGCCCTGGTAATCCTTGGTCGCGCAGACGAGATCTACCGGGTTGAAGTGAGTACCCTCGGTGAACATCTTCATATACTCCTCGTTATTCTTGTCAATCTGAGAGCTCTCCAAAATCTGAAGGCTTACCGTGCCATCCTGATTATAGGTAAGGAATGGACCACCACCAGGCTCGCCCACGTTCTTAACGACACCGCAGACACGCATAGGACGGTTCAACTTCTTACGCAGATAGATAACCAGTTCGGCATCCTCCAGCTCCTTGATATCAGCCTTACGACAGCAGAGGTCGCGCTGAACGAAGCGGATAATCTCCTCCAGCTTCTCATGGTTGTACTGACCAGAATCCAAAACCTTCAGATAATCGAAAGCCTGCTTCTGCAAAGTAACCAATACACCTGCAATCACCTGCTTCCAGGTAACAGTCTCAGCCTTCAGGCGATCAGGAACCACATTGTCAATATTCTTGATGAATACCACATCAGCATCAATCTCGTTGAGGTTCTCGATGAGTGCACCATGACCGCCCGGACGGAACAGCAAAGAGCCATCCTCATTGCGGAAAGGAGTATTGTCTGGATTGGCAGCGATGGTATCGGTGCTAGGCTTCTGCTCTGAGAATGAGATGTTGTACTTGATGCCGTAGTGCTGTGCATACTTATCTGCCTTCTCGGCTACCATCTGCTTGAAGAGTTCCAGGTGGTCGTGAGAAACGGTGAAATGAACGTTTGCCTCGCCGTTGCTGCTAGCATAGAGCGCAGCCTCAACCAGGTGCTCCTCCATTGGGGTGCGAACCTCGTCCTCATACTCGTGGAACTGGAGCAATCCCTTAGGCAACTGTCCGTAGTTCAATCCCTCTGGCTTGAGGAGATTAGCCACAACAGCCTTGTAATCACCCTTCTTGATAAGGCACATAATGCCCTTCTCGTTGTTTACATGGCACTTATCGCAGAGTGCCTTGCGGAAAGCAAACTTCTTAATATTCTCGAAGAATTGTTTTTCGAAGTCAGTAGTAGGAACATCGTATGGAGCATCGAGGAATGCAAACATGTTCTTGAACATGCGGCTTGCCGCACCTGAAGCAGGTACGAACTTCACAATCTTGTGCCCCTCAGCCTTGTAGTCGTTCCACGCCTTCTCGTAGTCCTCTACTTCCTGAGCTGTAGGAGCCATGATACCCTTACCGATGGCAGCCGCACCCTCGAGTTTGAGGAATGGGAAACCATTCTTGATTTGTTCCAACTGGTGTTCAATCTGCTGCTCGGAGATACCGCGCGCAGAGATTTGGTTTAGATCTTGCTGATTCATAATACCATATTTATGTTAAATTTACACTATATGTGCTACAAAGATAATAGTTTTTTCTGATAATCAGAAATATTTCCGCTTTTTTTTGTACCTTTGCATTGAAAATTTAACGAAGTAGGCGTTTTTTAACGCCGAATCGCCATTGTTTGTCAAATTTAAAATAGAATATTGCAACATGGTTAGTAAATTATCAAAAGAGCACGACAGAAGGTCGGGGCTATCACATTACCTCTATGGGGTATCTACATTATTTTTAAGTGGTGTAGGAATTGGCGGTTTATCGCCATTAGTAACAAACCAAGAATTGAACATATACAATTTACTTTGTTTGTTCATTGGAACGCTATCTGCAATTATCATTGCATATTGCGCTAATAGAATTATGAAGTATAACGATAAATAATATTATTATGGATGGATTAATGTTTATTTTTTCGCTGGGGCTAATTATTAGCAGCAGCTTTGCCATCTGGCTCAACACCAAATCTGGTCAGAAATGGATAGATGAGCTATAATGACTCAATAAATATATCATCAGCAGGAGGGAACGACAATGAACGAAACACCTTTTAAATTCACATCCGAAGAAAAGGAACAGACACTCCAGATACTAGAGCGCCTGAGAACCGCCGTGGGCGATACATTCAAGCCAGGCGATGAGCAGCATCTGCGTGAAGACATACAGCATGCCTTCATCAACCATCAGATTAAGCGCAATGTCTTCGGAATGAATCCAATACTTGCTGCCCTGCAAACCGCAGAAATCGCAGTAAACGAAATCGGTCTGAAACGAGATGGCATCATCGCCATCCTGATGCAGACCAGCGTCATCGATGGCTATCAGACCATCGAAGAGATACAGAAGAAATACGGAGATAGCGTAGCCCACATTATCAGTGGTCTGCTTCGCATCCACGATTTATATAAGCGCAACCCTATCATAGAGAGCGAGAACTTCAGAAATCTGCTTATCTCATTCTCTGAGGATATGCGCGTCATCCTCATCATGATTGCCGACCGCGTGAACGTGATGCGACAGATTCGCGATACCGAACAGAAAGAGGCAAAGCATGAAGTAAGCGAAGAGGCAAGCTACCTCTATGCCCCACTCGCCCACAAACTGGGACTCTACAAACTGAAGAGCGAACTGGAAGACCTTAGTCTGAAGTATCTCGAGCACGACGCCTACTATATGATAAAGGACAAACTGAACGCCACCAAGGCTTCGCGCGATGCCTATATCGCCCGCTTCATCCAGCCAATCCAGGAAAAGCTCGATGCTGCCGGTCTGAAATATCACATGAAGGGCCGCACCAAGAGTATCCACTCTATCTGGCAGAAGATGAAGAAGCAGAAGTGCGCCTTTGAGGGTGTATACGATCTCTTTGCCATCCGTATTATCCTCGATGCACCAAGAGAGAAAGAGTATATGCAGTGCTGGCAGGCCTTTGCCCTCATCACCGACATGTATCAGCCAAACCCAAAGCGTATGCGCGACTGGCTCAGCGTGCCTAAGAGCAACGGTTATGAAAGTCTGCATACCACTGTACTGGGTCCTGAAAACAAATGGGTAGAGGTACAGATCAGAACCGAGCGCATGGACGATATTGCAGAGCACGGACTCGCTGCCCACTGGCGCTACAAGGGTATTAAGCAGGGAGAAGGCGGTATCGACGAATGGCTTGCCAATATCCGTGCTGCCCTCGAAAACAACGATGATCTGCAGCTGATGGACCAGTTTACCACCGACCTGAAGGAAGACGAAGTATACGTGTTCACTCCAAAGGGCGACCTGCTGAACTTCCAGAAGGGAGCTACGGTACTCGACTTTGCCTACTATATCCACTCCCGCATCGGCAATACCTGTGTGGGCGGAAAGATTAACGGAAGAGCCGTCACCTTCCGACAGGAACTCCATTCGGGAGATCAGGTAGAAATCCTCACACAGAGCAACCAGAAGCCACGCCGCGAATGGCTCAACATCGTGCAGACATCCAAGGCTAAAGCCAAGATTCGTCTAGCGTTGAAGGAAACCCAGAAGAAGGACGGTCTCTATGCCAAGGAACTTCTGGAGCGCCGATTCAAGAACAGGAAACTGGAAATTGATGAGAGCATCATGGCGCGCATCATCAAGAAAATGGGATATAAGGAGAACTCAGACTTCTATAAGGATGTAGCCGAAGAGAAAATCGACGTGAACAGCATCATCGAGAGATACATAGAGGAGCGCGACCACGACCTGAACCTCGCCAATACCAACAAGCCTGCAGAAAGTGCAGAGAATTTTGAGTTTGAGAATCCTACCGAGGAACTGATGAAACAGAGCGACGATGTGCTGGTTATCGATGAGCACCTCAAGGGCATCGATTTCGAACTGGCTCATTGCTGCCACCCTATCTACGGCGACCCAATCTTCGGATTCGTTACCATCAGCAAGGGTATCAAGGTACATCGCATGGATTGTCCTAACGCCAAGGAACTGCGCCGCCGTTTCGGTTACCGCATCGTGAAGGCGAAATGGAGCGGCAAGGGAACATCCAAGTATGCCATCACGCTCCGCATCATCGGAAACGACGATATCGGTATCGTGAGCAACATCACCAACATCATTTCCAAGGAAGACAAACTCATCATGCGAGGCATCAACATCTCTTCCAAGGATGGTCTCTTCTCTGGCAATGTTACCGTAATGATTGATGATGCTGGCAAGACCGATGCACTCATCAAGAAACTGAGCGCCGTGAAGGGCGTTAAGCAGGTAACGAGAATATAAAACCGGAATACAGAAATACAGAAAAAAAATCCCGCAGAGAAAATCTGCGGGATTTTTTTATTTCGACTTATTCAAGCGCTTGATCACAGAATAGGCATCATACAAACCAAGTTCTCCTGCCTTTGAAAGATCCTGGATGGCAGTCTGCTTATTGCCACTCTTGGCTCGTGCTATACCTCTATTATAATAAGCCTCTGCAAGGCGGTTATCAATTCTCAAGGCAATGGTATAATCATCTATTGCTTTTGAAAGTTCGTTTCTGCCTGCATGAAGATTACCTCTATTATAATAGATGTAAGCATTGTTGCTGTTCTGGCGAATGGCATCACTGAAATCAGCCTCGGCAGAATGGATGTTCAGAACACCCTTGCCCTCAGCCTTGTTAAATTCATCCATCTCAGCCTGGCAGACAGCACGCTGCCAGTAAGCCAAAGAGTTCTTGTCATCGAGCGAGATATAATAGGTGAAATCACTGATGGCAGCCTCAAAATCACGAAGTACACTATGAGCGATGGCCCTGCGCATCAGGAGACGTTTTCTGGTTTCATTATCGCTCGCCACACTCAACTCTGCCGAAAGTTTATCAATCATCGAGAATATCTTCATAGAACCATTCTCATCGAGCTGTTCCTTACTGCAAACGATATAAACCTTGTCTGCCTTGGTATGCTGATTGAGCGCATCAACCTCCTTGTCATAAGCCTGAACTCCATTTACATTCTGATTGTTTGGGAAATAAGAGAGCTGATACATCGGCAGGAAGGCGGTTTCTACCTGACGGTTCTGAACCTTACCACGATACTCGCTCTTATAGTTGTGTTCATACTTCGGTTCGTCATCTACTACCAGCGAAGCAAACTTATTCGGGTCAACCTCAGAGCGCTTACGCATCTCCTTCTTGGTCTTTGCGCTCCATCTCGGCTGGATTCCGATATGCTTGTTCATCTGCGCCTTGAAGATACGGAATTCATCCATCTCTGCCTTGGCTGTCATGCCCAGGCGCCGGTAACAGCTGGCACGGTTAGACAAACCGGTCCAGAAGTTAGGGAACTGGTTGATAACCTTAGTATAATCCTTGATGGCAGCTCTCAGATTACCGGTCTTATCATGCAATAGAGCTCGGTTGAAGATAGCCATGAAGTTCTGGGGTTCCATCTTGATAATGAAGTCGAAATCGGTGATAGCACGGTTATCATCACCCAACTGTACACGCATCAGTCCTCTATTATAATGAGCCAGGAAATTGTTCGGATCCAGATCAAGGGCATTGTCATAATCGCTCATCGCCCCTCTGAGGTTATTCAGATTGATACGCGCCAAAGCACGGTTAATGTAACTGTTGACATTGTTAGGTTTGAAATGCAGACTCTTGGTCAGCGCCTCATCAGCCGTTTTCCATTCCTTTCTAGCCAGCGCCATATAGGCACGCGTAGTCCAGGCATCCCCATCATACGGATTGAGCTGCAGACTCTTGTCTAGCCATTTCTCAGCCTGCACGGTATCTTTCTGATGCAGATACACTTCAGCCTTGAGCGAATAAGCATTCGACCAGTCTTTCCATTTTTCCACGATGGTATCCAGTTCCTGCTGCGCCGCCTCATACTTTTTGTTTTCCATCTGGCAGATAGCCCGGTTGAACCAGTAATTTCGGTTGCGCGGTTCAAGTCTGATAGCCTCATTATAGTCAGCTATCGCATCATCAAACCTGTTTTGTCTGATGCGACAGATGGCTCTCAAGTCATAAATATCATTGATATAGGGATTGAGATGCAACGCCTCGGTGGCATCACTTTCGGCACCCGTAAAGTCATCCAGATTAAATTTTGCCACACTGCGGTAATACCAAGGCTCATACAGATAAGGCTTGGCACCGATAGCCAGATTAAAATACTTGATTGAAAGGACGAAATCCTCATAATACAATGCACTCCGACCGGCCGTAACAAGTCGGTCTACACGATATTGGGCAGAAGTCGACATGGTGCCCATTACCATAAAAAGAACCAAGAGAATCTTCTTCATCTGTTCGTAACTCTCTGAAATAAAACCTATTGAATGTAGAATAAAAAATATAGTAAGCCCAATCGTCACGATTACCATGAAGCTTACTATATTTTCGGAAGAACTATCGACGTATCTTAGTACGATAGGCAGCACGGAAATTGCCCTTGATGATACTCTTGAGCTTACCTGCTATCATGTTCTTGCGAAGAGGAGACACACGGTCAACAAACATTGTACCCTCCAAATGGTCGAATTCATGCTGCATCACGCGAGCCAGATATCCCCCTATCCACTCATCATGTTCATTAAAATCCTCATCCATATACTTTACATGGATGCGTGTAGGACGAACCACCTTCTCATTGATACCAGGAATAGAAAGACATCCCTCTTCAGAAGAGTCGGTATTTTCCTCATCGAGCTCTAGGATATGGGCATTGATGAAAGCATGACGGAATCCTTTATACTCAGGGAAATCCTCGCTGAGCACATCCAGGTCGATAACAACGAGGCGGATAGGCAAGCCTATCTGGGGTGCAGCCAGTCCAATGCCGTTGCTGGAATCAAGGGTTTCATACATATTATTAATCAACACCTTGAGATCTGGATAATCAGGTGTAATATCTTCAGCCACTTTTCTCAGCACTGGCTGACCATAAATATAAATCGGTAAAATCATTATCTTCTTGATTGCAAATAATCCTGTAATATGATGGTAGCACTTATCTCGTCTACCAATCCTTTATTTTCTTTTCTCACCTTCTTCTTTACACCTCCATCTATCATGGCTCTATGTGCCAGAACTGATGTAAATCTCTCGTCATAATATTCAATTGGAATTTCAGGATGAGCCTTTCGCCAACGGTTGTAGAAGTTTTCTACTCTTGCCAGGTTTTCACTTGGCTGCCCGTTAGGTTGCATCGGTTTTCCGATAACAATGCGCTCCACCTGTTCTTTCTGAATATAAGTTTCGATATAAGTGAAAAGTTCATGTGTAGAAACTGTGGCCAACCCATTGGCAATAATCTGCAATGGGTCGGTCACAGCCAGTCCGGTACGTTTTTTACCGTAATCTATAGATAAAATTCGCATTAATCTACGGATATCTTATCCTTATATAATATCAGATTACTTCTTAAGGAGTAACCAAGCATCAGGATACTCACCAGCGCGAAGCTGATTGCGGCTCTTGACAGCAGCAGCCTTATCAGCAAATGTAGAAGCTACCACGCGATACATGTTACGCTCTGTGTTCAGGGCGATCTGAGCATCGTAGCCAGCGCTCTTCAATGTACTAGCCAATCCCTCAGCGTTAGCCTTGAGAGAGAAAGAACCAACTACTACGCTATAGCTTGACAAGCCAGAACCTGAGATGAGAGAAACATCCTCAGAACGAACAGTAGCATTATCAACCTCAGTCTGCTCATCAGAAGGAGCCTGAGTCTCGAGAGGAGCTACAACTGGTTCCTGAGCAACAGGAGCCTGAGCTGCCTGCTGTTCCTGCTGCTGAGCCTTCTCATATGCCTTCTTGTATGCACTTTCCTTAGATGTACCACAACTTGCGAGCGCCAAAACTGCGCACATTCCCATGCTTAATACTGTAATTTTCTTCATAATTCTTATTCGTTTTATTGTTTATTATTGTTGTTCATTCAATATAAATTTCGCATTATGCGTTTTTTACTCTGCGAAAATACAAAAAAATACCCGAAAAACGAAGAATATGCCGCCTAAAGTTTGTTAAATAAGGCTATTAAAACATTTTTAATGAAAAATTAAGGCTAAAAGACTTGTTTTTTAAAGAGAATTTAGTATATTTGCATCGTCAAATGAAAATGACAAGAATATAATCGTTTAACGTTTAAAATTTATAGCATATGAAAACATTAGGTTACATTGGTGCTTTCCTCGGCGGTGCTATCGCTGGTACAGCACTCGGTTTGATTTTCGCTCCTGAGAAGGGTGAGGATACACGTAGTAAGATTGCAGGTGCAGTAGACGATTTCTGCAAGAAGCACGACATCAAGTTGAGCCGTAAGGACGTTGATGATCTGGTTGACGATATCAAGGACGCAGCTCCTGAGGTTTAATCATCACCTATCATGATGTTCTCTAACGATAAAAATGTAGAAACTATCGGGCAGCTCATTGAGGTGCTTAAACATTACATCGGGCTTCAGAGCGAATTTCTGAAGCTCGATATTGTGGATAAGGTGGTACGCCTGCTTACAGTCATCACCATGACGGTGGTACTCCTGGGCTTACTTACGCTTACCCTCATTTACCTATCCTTTGGCGCTGCTTTTGCATTGGCAGACTTAATAGGTAGTCTGACTTTCGGATTCTGCATTGTTGCTGCAGTATACCTATTTATATTAATATTATTTGTAATTTTCCGCCATAAGTGGATCGAGAGACCATTGGTCAGATTTCTGGCCAGCCTCTTAATGGAAAAATAACCTCCTTTTCGCAACATGACAAATCATTCAGAAATCACAAAATATAATTCCTTAAACGATATCCGACTCAAAAAAGAGGCGATACGCAAGGAAATTGATGCCGATGATGCCAAGATTCAGACTTTATGGAACTCGCTTTTCACAAAACCTGAAATCCTGTCACGCAATGCGAGTCCTAGCAAGCGACTGCAGAGTTTGCTGCAGGT from Segatella copri includes:
- a CDS encoding phage holin family protein, producing the protein MFSNDKNVETIGQLIEVLKHYIGLQSEFLKLDIVDKVVRLLTVITMTVVLLGLLTLTLIYLSFGAAFALADLIGSLTFGFCIVAAVYLFILILFVIFRHKWIERPLVRFLASLLMEK
- a CDS encoding SPOR domain-containing protein produces the protein MKKITVLSMGMCAVLALASCGTSKESAYKKAYEKAQQQEQQAAQAPVAQEPVVAPLETQAPSDEQTEVDNATVRSEDVSLISGSGLSSYSVVVGSFSLKANAEGLASTLKSAGYDAQIALNTERNMYRVVASTFADKAAAVKSRNQLRAGEYPDAWLLLKK
- the def gene encoding peptide deformylase, whose product is MILPIYIYGQPVLRKVAEDITPDYPDLKVLINNMYETLDSSNGIGLAAPQIGLPIRLVVIDLDVLSEDFPEYKGFRHAFINAHILELDEENTDSSEEGCLSIPGINEKVVRPTRIHVKYMDEDFNEHDEWIGGYLARVMQHEFDHLEGTMFVDRVSPLRKNMIAGKLKSIIKGNFRAAYRTKIRR
- a CDS encoding asparaginase — protein: MAKPKILIIYTGGTIGMGKDPMTGVLEPLDFNHLVSSMPEFKLIQAEIDVRKFDPPIDSSDMDPMRWAEIVSMISNNYNNYDGFVILHGTDTMAYTSSALSFMLENLTKPVILTGSQLPIGELRTDGKENLMTAIEIASAKNAEGRPMVPEVCIFFNGKLIRGNRAIKINAEGFHAFESFNYPHLCDVGINFQYHDHHILTPDYRKPMVPHLKLDPNVIVFSLFPGIQDNIVRHVMESPDLRGIVMRTFGSGNAPHTPWIMRLLDQAAHRGVNIVNISQCLTGSVEMERYGAGFQLKAAHVISGYDSTVEAMVTKMMYLQGRYADNKKVREKLTESLAGEISI
- the ruvX gene encoding Holliday junction resolvase RuvX, which translates into the protein MRILSIDYGKKRTGLAVTDPLQIIANGLATVSTHELFTYIETYIQKEQVERIVIGKPMQPNGQPSENLARVENFYNRWRKAHPEIPIEYYDERFTSVLAHRAMIDGGVKKKVRKENKGLVDEISATIILQDYLQSRR
- a CDS encoding YtxH domain-containing protein, which translates into the protein MKTLGYIGAFLGGAIAGTALGLIFAPEKGEDTRSKIAGAVDDFCKKHDIKLSRKDVDDLVDDIKDAAPEV
- a CDS encoding tetratricopeptide repeat protein; translation: MKKILLVLFMVMGTMSTSAQYRVDRLVTAGRSALYYEDFVLSIKYFNLAIGAKPYLYEPWYYRSVAKFNLDDFTGAESDATEALHLNPYINDIYDLRAICRIRQNRFDDAIADYNEAIRLEPRNRNYWFNRAICQMENKKYEAAQQELDTIVEKWKDWSNAYSLKAEVYLHQKDTVQAEKWLDKSLQLNPYDGDAWTTRAYMALARKEWKTADEALTKSLHFKPNNVNSYINRALARINLNNLRGAMSDYDNALDLDPNNFLAHYNRGLMRVQLGDDNRAITDFDFIIKMEPQNFMAIFNRALLHDKTGNLRAAIKDYTKVINQFPNFWTGLSNRASCYRRLGMTAKAEMDEFRIFKAQMNKHIGIQPRWSAKTKKEMRKRSEVDPNKFASLVVDDEPKYEHNYKSEYRGKVQNRQVETAFLPMYQLSYFPNNQNVNGVQAYDKEVDALNQHTKADKVYIVCSKEQLDENGSMKIFSMIDKLSAELSVASDNETRKRLLMRRAIAHSVLRDFEAAISDFTYYISLDDKNSLAYWQRAVCQAEMDEFNKAEGKGVLNIHSAEADFSDAIRQNSNNAYIYYNRGNLHAGRNELSKAIDDYTIALRIDNRLAEAYYNRGIARAKSGNKQTAIQDLSKAGELGLYDAYSVIKRLNKSK
- a CDS encoding bifunctional (p)ppGpp synthetase/guanosine-3',5'-bis(diphosphate) 3'-pyrophosphohydrolase; this translates as MNETPFKFTSEEKEQTLQILERLRTAVGDTFKPGDEQHLREDIQHAFINHQIKRNVFGMNPILAALQTAEIAVNEIGLKRDGIIAILMQTSVIDGYQTIEEIQKKYGDSVAHIISGLLRIHDLYKRNPIIESENFRNLLISFSEDMRVILIMIADRVNVMRQIRDTEQKEAKHEVSEEASYLYAPLAHKLGLYKLKSELEDLSLKYLEHDAYYMIKDKLNATKASRDAYIARFIQPIQEKLDAAGLKYHMKGRTKSIHSIWQKMKKQKCAFEGVYDLFAIRIILDAPREKEYMQCWQAFALITDMYQPNPKRMRDWLSVPKSNGYESLHTTVLGPENKWVEVQIRTERMDDIAEHGLAAHWRYKGIKQGEGGIDEWLANIRAALENNDDLQLMDQFTTDLKEDEVYVFTPKGDLLNFQKGATVLDFAYYIHSRIGNTCVGGKINGRAVTFRQELHSGDQVEILTQSNQKPRREWLNIVQTSKAKAKIRLALKETQKKDGLYAKELLERRFKNRKLEIDESIMARIIKKMGYKENSDFYKDVAEEKIDVNSIIERYIEERDHDLNLANTNKPAESAENFEFENPTEELMKQSDDVLVIDEHLKGIDFELAHCCHPIYGDPIFGFVTISKGIKVHRMDCPNAKELRRRFGYRIVKAKWSGKGTSKYAITLRIIGNDDIGIVSNITNIISKEDKLIMRGINISSKDGLFSGNVTVMIDDAGKTDALIKKLSAVKGVKQVTRI
- a CDS encoding DUF4301 family protein, coding for MNQQDLNQISARGISEQQIEHQLEQIKNGFPFLKLEGAAAIGKGIMAPTAQEVEDYEKAWNDYKAEGHKIVKFVPASGAASRMFKNMFAFLDAPYDVPTTDFEKQFFENIKKFAFRKALCDKCHVNNEKGIMCLIKKGDYKAVVANLLKPEGLNYGQLPKGLLQFHEYEDEVRTPMEEHLVEAALYASSNGEANVHFTVSHDHLELFKQMVAEKADKYAQHYGIKYNISFSEQKPSTDTIAANPDNTPFRNEDGSLLFRPGGHGALIENLNEIDADVVFIKNIDNVVPDRLKAETVTWKQVIAGVLVTLQKQAFDYLKVLDSGQYNHEKLEEIIRFVQRDLCCRKADIKELEDAELVIYLRKKLNRPMRVCGVVKNVGEPGGGPFLTYNQDGTVSLQILESSQIDKNNEEYMKMFTEGTHFNPVDLVCATKDYQGNAFDLPKFVDPSTGFISSKSKNGKDLKALELPGLWNGAMSDWNTVFVEVPLGTFNPVKTVNDLLRDQHQAVEGGIKHEHHHEHGEGGCCGKH